A single region of the Marinobacter salinisoli genome encodes:
- a CDS encoding acyltransferase family protein encodes MTTWGELKALTSLRGIAALFVVFHHGMYVTFVDIGASIPTKLFLNSYLWVDLFFILSGFVLAYVYDNQFCDGVSAARYRQFIRSRFARIYPLHLFTLSLFVAFEGIQWALHTLNVEGSGKLGTPFTGNQSIESLITNILLVQTFHWEAYWNEPSWSISAEWIIYFIIPAVIAGMAGLTLRSQLVLAFIAFIPLVLIELYFGDLGLLFAGWPMLFRCLSGAVLGILVFKCFRQDRLKLIGSANLVLPVLVLNLTMLHLGLPDVVAVAGFAWLTLCASRVPNNAPHILHHPWLHYLGQISYSIYLIHWLFLDIIRDTAIFFTGKPIVGLLNLGGQWVTLFLIIGMVVATSHWTYRAVEVPMRTRLKRPSDHRRLTGHAKPIKQRNERS; translated from the coding sequence ATGACCACCTGGGGGGAGCTTAAAGCACTCACGTCCCTCCGCGGCATCGCTGCACTTTTTGTGGTTTTCCACCACGGCATGTATGTCACTTTTGTCGACATAGGAGCATCCATTCCCACCAAGCTTTTTTTAAACTCCTACCTGTGGGTCGATTTGTTCTTCATCCTCAGTGGCTTTGTCCTGGCCTATGTGTACGACAACCAATTCTGTGATGGCGTATCCGCTGCCCGTTATCGGCAGTTCATACGATCACGCTTTGCACGAATTTATCCCCTCCATCTTTTTACGTTAAGCCTGTTCGTGGCGTTTGAGGGCATTCAGTGGGCCTTGCATACCCTGAATGTCGAGGGCAGTGGAAAGCTGGGGACACCGTTCACCGGCAATCAGAGTATTGAAAGCCTCATAACCAATATCCTGTTGGTTCAAACGTTTCACTGGGAGGCTTACTGGAATGAGCCCTCCTGGTCAATCAGCGCCGAGTGGATCATCTATTTCATCATTCCAGCGGTCATCGCGGGGATGGCGGGCCTGACGCTCCGAAGCCAACTAGTGCTGGCATTTATTGCATTTATTCCCCTGGTGCTCATTGAGCTCTACTTTGGTGATTTGGGCCTGCTGTTCGCGGGCTGGCCGATGCTGTTTCGCTGTTTGTCCGGCGCTGTACTGGGCATACTCGTTTTCAAATGCTTCCGGCAAGATCGCCTCAAGCTCATCGGCTCGGCGAATCTGGTTTTACCAGTGTTGGTGTTGAACCTGACGATGCTGCATCTGGGCCTCCCCGATGTCGTGGCTGTCGCGGGCTTCGCCTGGTTAACGCTCTGCGCATCCCGGGTTCCAAACAACGCGCCGCATATCCTCCATCATCCCTGGCTCCATTATCTGGGCCAGATATCCTATTCCATCTATCTGATCCACTGGCTGTTTCTCGATATCATCCGCGACACGGCCATTTTCTTTACCGGGAAGCCAATCGTTGGTTTGCTAAACCTTGGGGGCCAGTGGGTCACGCTGTTTCTCATCATCGGGATGGTGGTCGCTACCTCGCACTGGACCTATCGGGCTGTTGAAGTCCCGATGAGGACAAGGCTAAAACGCCCCAGCGATCATCGCAGGTTGACCGGACACGCAAAGCCCATCAAGCAAAGGAATGAGCGTTCGTAA
- a CDS encoding non-ribosomal peptide synthetase — translation MNSAVFGFADRHDPFEFGELECTIESTESQREVWLAAQFGEGASAAFNESVFITLRGSVQQAALHQALNQLWLRHQSVRGCFSNDGEEMVVYRDRPAPIESHDLASLAPNEAERRIEQLFRSAVTDPFDLFNGPLARFDILQCKASETKVLLTLHHSVCDGWSLYILASELGALYSQASGHTSATELEPAPLFSAYADWERGEDMRPLREQSLAYWTHRFAKGIPALDLPYDRPRPVSRTFDAFRLDKDLPLALLSDMRGLAARNASTITTTLMAAFVAYLHRISGSEDIVLGIPFSGQMAKEEHSLVGHCVNIIPLYISVSESDTFTSLLRKTQQAMLEAFDNQYLTYGTLLQTLGVERDPSKPPLVSVIFNVDQANESDFEFAGLEAAFDSNPRAFENFDLNLNITLSDQSAVMECTHNLQLWNTETMDRRMDELLILMRSVLADPEASIRAHDLLRDEDRALYQEQWRLGHRNYELENTSLHGLVEATADQFPERTALVFGEDSLTYSELETRANQLAHWLMEQGASSETIVPILMDRSFEMLIAINGVLKSGAAYLPLDPEHPHDRLAFIVNEVQSEFVLTQSHLANRVPEGAKPVRLDGQDVDFERYDSHRPKVTFTATQLAYVIYTSGSTGTPKGVMLEHRSICNHMLWLKETFPLGDADAVMLKTPYTFDVSLCELFLPLMCGSKLVIARPGGHKDPNYMVDLINQHQISHMHFVPSMAYMFLNACSQAQCPSLRRLILAGEAVSTELEQRISTSFPDAECWNLYGPTEAAVHASLWRCGQESNPHTVPMGKAPPNTRLYVVNDQMQLVGPGLIGELLIAGVQVARGYINRPEMTAERFIRDPFYSDAATAYRTGDLVKMRSDGALEYIGRNDFQVKLRGLRIELGEIESVILRYPAISQCAVLAREDRKNDQRLVAYIISDRPLDEHLAALKTHIKAHLPDYMLPQHFVQLQEMPLTSSGKVDRKALPAPDLNLPQAEEFEAPESRLEQELSDIWSNVLGVSNLSVTANFFDLGGHSLLGTQMLAQVKSKYGVRLGLGKLFEAPTVRSLSRLIETERQNGEDMPPICKHPSNEPVYAIPQQQVWYLYEKIVPDSYAFNLPAVFRFSGDLDTAALDQALNTILLRHEILRANFREIDGEVQLVINADRRIDLTPKPVSDYGASDIHTLEAALEAEVAEPFDVSAGPLFKASLIRMDSQDHVLFFMIHHLVFDGWSFDLLLKELCTLYNAYAKGQANPLPELNYQFKDFAFWQRSWLQSDVMEEHLDYWRGKLAGDLPVLNLPTDFDRPDQQPHRSQGIKFDIEQTSVEKLEALAASNQTTLFMVIMSLYVLMLHRYSRQNEIVINVPVYGRHQDELKGVMGPMINVMVCRFRLSGVRSFSSLVRHVKETILEAMDHQFVPFDLLVRTVNPQRDPSRNPIAQTLFNYQDVRNRQDEMDGIQRSQINLDRVGVETDLDVWFKRHSAGIQCGFEYPVELFERETVEQFVSGFQESVKALQEQQDVFDLIVSASQEEQRWIERWNDNRIEWPFDNGFLSQLGHQVSARPTETGCIDAQQSLTYLQLNERANKLARHFAAQGIARGDIVAILLDRTVDLPLTIIALWKLGAAYVPLDALFPAERIRAILAVAGAQHLITTSGFGSAINAHEGMTLLIDQDEQRITQQSSEDIPLSVSPEQLAYVIFTSGSTGVPKGVEISHGALHNFLKAVAKDPGLAAEDRLLAITTPAFDISILELFLPLSVGATVIIASGTQNKDPHQLTALLEQHSITVLQATPATWRILLNAGLKTTAGLKGLVGGEKLPADLASALVHSGIELWNMYGPTEATVWTSCYRVDRPSEQAAPRVLIGRPLANTQLYVLDDDRNPLPPGVYGELWIGGQGLAEGYRGNPEQTAERFVPFPDGRRLYRTGDFARWTKDGQVEFGDRLDNQVKIRGYRIELEEIEIQLRAHPDVADAAVVVQTLGVDDHRLCAHVVYRDEHQPTGSELRKHLRNFLPDYMIPQQFVAHQALPLLASGKVDRKSLSQTHGAVETRKPVRPPTPTEQKLIEIWKTLLKREQISVEDQFLDVGGHSLLALKVIVSIEQRFGVSLMPQDLWVNTLEQLANLVDQRARVDETAAQKPDDKKTKKVGKTVFKRLFGS, via the coding sequence ATGAACAGTGCCGTTTTCGGTTTTGCTGATCGCCACGATCCCTTTGAGTTCGGGGAGCTGGAGTGCACCATTGAAAGCACCGAGTCCCAGCGGGAGGTCTGGCTTGCAGCCCAGTTTGGCGAGGGTGCCAGCGCGGCGTTCAATGAATCTGTCTTTATTACGCTTCGGGGCAGCGTTCAGCAGGCCGCGCTCCATCAAGCCCTGAATCAACTGTGGCTGCGCCACCAGTCCGTTCGTGGATGCTTCAGTAACGATGGCGAGGAAATGGTGGTTTACCGTGACCGCCCTGCCCCCATTGAATCGCACGATTTAGCATCGCTCGCCCCAAACGAAGCCGAACGCCGGATCGAGCAGCTGTTCCGCAGCGCCGTCACAGACCCTTTCGACCTGTTCAACGGCCCCCTGGCCAGGTTTGATATCCTTCAATGCAAAGCATCAGAAACCAAAGTGTTGCTGACGCTGCACCACTCGGTTTGCGATGGTTGGTCACTGTACATTCTGGCCAGTGAACTGGGGGCACTGTACAGTCAGGCGTCCGGTCATACGAGCGCAACGGAGCTGGAGCCTGCGCCACTTTTCAGCGCTTACGCAGACTGGGAACGCGGTGAAGACATGCGCCCGCTCCGGGAGCAGAGCCTGGCTTACTGGACTCACCGGTTCGCCAAAGGAATCCCGGCCCTCGATCTGCCCTACGATCGCCCTCGGCCTGTCAGTCGTACCTTCGATGCCTTTCGCCTGGATAAAGATCTGCCACTGGCTTTACTGAGTGACATGAGAGGGCTGGCGGCTCGCAACGCCAGCACCATCACCACGACCCTGATGGCGGCCTTCGTCGCCTATCTCCACCGTATTTCCGGCTCCGAGGACATCGTTCTTGGTATTCCGTTCTCAGGCCAGATGGCCAAGGAAGAGCACAGTCTTGTCGGGCACTGCGTCAATATCATTCCTTTGTACATCAGTGTGTCCGAGTCGGATACGTTCACGTCTCTCTTGCGCAAAACCCAGCAAGCCATGCTGGAGGCGTTTGACAACCAGTACCTGACCTACGGCACCTTGTTACAGACCCTGGGAGTGGAAAGAGATCCTTCCAAACCGCCCCTGGTGTCCGTGATTTTCAACGTGGATCAGGCCAACGAATCCGATTTCGAGTTTGCCGGGCTGGAAGCCGCTTTCGACTCCAACCCCAGGGCCTTCGAGAACTTTGACCTGAACCTGAATATAACGCTTTCCGACCAGTCCGCCGTCATGGAGTGCACCCACAACCTCCAGCTCTGGAACACGGAGACCATGGACCGTCGGATGGATGAGCTTCTGATTCTGATGCGAAGCGTTCTGGCGGATCCGGAAGCCTCCATCCGGGCGCATGATCTGCTGAGGGACGAGGATCGTGCTCTGTATCAGGAACAATGGCGTCTGGGGCACCGCAACTATGAACTTGAAAACACCAGCCTGCATGGCCTGGTGGAGGCAACGGCGGACCAGTTCCCCGAACGCACCGCGCTGGTTTTCGGTGAAGACAGCCTCACCTATAGCGAGCTGGAGACCAGGGCAAATCAGCTTGCGCACTGGTTGATGGAACAGGGCGCATCATCTGAAACGATCGTTCCAATCCTGATGGATCGTTCCTTCGAGATGCTGATAGCAATCAATGGCGTGCTGAAATCCGGGGCCGCTTACCTGCCTCTGGATCCAGAGCACCCTCACGATCGCCTGGCCTTTATCGTCAATGAAGTGCAGTCGGAATTCGTACTCACCCAGAGTCACCTCGCCAATCGCGTACCGGAAGGTGCCAAACCGGTCCGGCTGGATGGTCAGGATGTGGACTTTGAGCGCTACGATAGCCATCGCCCGAAGGTGACATTCACGGCTACCCAGCTTGCTTATGTCATTTACACCTCGGGCTCTACCGGCACACCGAAGGGCGTCATGCTCGAGCACCGCTCCATTTGCAACCACATGCTGTGGTTGAAGGAGACTTTCCCACTCGGGGATGCCGATGCTGTGATGCTGAAAACACCCTATACGTTCGACGTTTCGCTCTGTGAGCTTTTCCTGCCCCTGATGTGCGGCAGCAAACTCGTCATCGCCCGGCCCGGTGGTCACAAAGATCCCAACTACATGGTGGACCTGATCAATCAGCATCAGATCTCACACATGCATTTTGTGCCCTCCATGGCGTATATGTTCCTGAATGCCTGCAGCCAGGCTCAGTGCCCCAGCCTGCGCCGCCTGATTCTGGCTGGTGAGGCGGTGAGCACCGAACTTGAGCAGCGGATCAGCACGTCCTTTCCTGACGCCGAATGCTGGAACCTTTACGGCCCCACAGAGGCAGCGGTGCACGCCAGTTTGTGGCGTTGTGGTCAGGAATCGAATCCACACACGGTCCCGATGGGAAAGGCGCCGCCGAACACCCGTCTGTATGTCGTCAATGATCAGATGCAACTGGTTGGGCCGGGCCTGATTGGAGAGCTTTTGATCGCCGGTGTTCAGGTGGCCAGGGGCTACATCAACCGTCCGGAAATGACCGCCGAGCGGTTTATCAGGGACCCGTTCTACAGTGACGCCGCAACCGCCTACCGAACCGGTGATCTCGTCAAGATGCGCTCCGATGGTGCCCTTGAATACATCGGCCGGAATGATTTTCAGGTCAAACTCAGAGGCCTGCGAATCGAGCTGGGGGAAATTGAATCCGTCATTCTGCGCTATCCAGCGATATCCCAATGCGCCGTGTTGGCCCGGGAAGACCGCAAGAACGATCAGAGACTGGTTGCCTACATCATTTCTGACCGGCCCCTGGATGAGCATCTTGCCGCGCTGAAAACGCACATCAAAGCGCACCTTCCCGACTACATGTTGCCGCAACATTTCGTGCAGCTGCAGGAAATGCCGCTAACCTCCAGCGGAAAAGTGGATCGCAAGGCTCTGCCTGCCCCTGACTTGAACCTGCCTCAGGCTGAGGAGTTCGAGGCGCCGGAATCGCGACTGGAGCAAGAACTCAGCGACATCTGGAGCAACGTTTTAGGGGTCTCCAATCTCAGCGTCACCGCCAATTTCTTCGACCTCGGAGGGCATTCCCTGCTTGGCACACAGATGCTGGCTCAGGTGAAAAGCAAGTACGGAGTGAGATTAGGGCTCGGAAAACTGTTTGAAGCACCGACCGTTCGCTCGTTGTCGCGCCTGATCGAAACAGAGCGTCAAAACGGCGAGGACATGCCCCCCATTTGCAAACATCCAAGCAATGAGCCGGTGTACGCCATTCCCCAACAACAGGTTTGGTATTTGTATGAAAAAATCGTACCCGATTCCTACGCTTTCAACCTGCCGGCCGTGTTCCGATTCTCCGGTGACCTCGATACAGCCGCCCTAGATCAAGCGCTGAATACCATTCTCTTACGCCATGAAATACTCAGGGCCAACTTTCGGGAAATCGATGGTGAAGTACAGCTGGTCATCAATGCCGACCGGAGGATTGATCTGACACCGAAACCGGTTTCAGACTACGGTGCCAGTGATATCCACACCTTGGAAGCGGCTCTCGAGGCCGAAGTAGCCGAGCCTTTTGACGTTTCTGCGGGACCGCTATTCAAAGCCTCGCTGATCAGGATGGACTCCCAAGACCACGTGCTGTTCTTCATGATCCACCATCTGGTTTTCGATGGCTGGTCGTTTGATCTGCTGTTGAAAGAGCTATGTACCCTCTATAACGCCTATGCCAAAGGGCAAGCCAATCCCCTTCCGGAACTGAATTATCAGTTCAAGGATTTCGCGTTCTGGCAACGAAGCTGGCTTCAGAGTGACGTCATGGAGGAGCACCTGGACTACTGGAGGGGAAAACTTGCGGGAGACTTGCCGGTTCTGAATCTGCCTACGGATTTCGACAGGCCGGACCAGCAGCCGCACCGATCACAGGGTATCAAGTTTGATATTGAGCAAACCAGCGTCGAGAAACTGGAGGCGCTGGCTGCGAGCAATCAAACAACCCTGTTCATGGTCATCATGTCTCTGTATGTGCTCATGCTGCACCGTTACAGCCGGCAAAACGAAATCGTCATCAATGTGCCGGTTTATGGTCGCCATCAAGACGAGCTTAAAGGCGTCATGGGGCCGATGATCAATGTAATGGTTTGCCGGTTCAGGCTTTCCGGGGTCCGGTCATTCAGCAGCCTGGTGCGCCACGTAAAAGAAACCATTCTGGAGGCCATGGACCATCAATTCGTCCCCTTCGATCTGCTGGTCCGCACCGTCAATCCTCAACGCGATCCTTCCCGAAATCCGATCGCGCAGACCTTGTTTAACTACCAGGACGTACGAAACAGACAGGATGAAATGGATGGCATCCAGCGGTCCCAGATCAACCTTGACCGTGTAGGTGTAGAGACCGACCTGGATGTCTGGTTCAAACGTCACAGTGCCGGAATCCAGTGCGGCTTCGAATACCCGGTCGAACTGTTTGAACGCGAGACCGTCGAACAGTTCGTGTCCGGCTTTCAGGAGAGCGTAAAGGCTCTTCAGGAACAGCAGGACGTCTTTGACCTGATTGTAAGCGCATCTCAGGAAGAGCAGCGCTGGATTGAACGCTGGAACGACAACCGCATCGAGTGGCCATTTGACAATGGCTTTTTATCGCAGCTTGGCCATCAGGTGTCAGCACGCCCGACAGAGACTGGATGCATCGATGCTCAGCAAAGCCTCACCTATCTTCAGCTCAATGAGAGAGCCAATAAACTGGCACGACATTTTGCTGCCCAGGGCATTGCTCGCGGAGATATTGTCGCGATTCTACTGGACCGGACGGTGGATCTCCCGCTCACTATCATTGCTCTTTGGAAGCTGGGGGCAGCCTATGTTCCGCTCGATGCGCTATTCCCTGCAGAGCGTATCAGAGCCATCCTGGCGGTCGCAGGTGCTCAGCACCTGATCACCACGTCAGGCTTTGGCAGCGCGATCAACGCCCATGAGGGAATGACGCTGCTGATTGATCAGGATGAGCAACGCATTACGCAACAGAGCAGTGAGGATATCCCACTCTCAGTGAGTCCCGAACAACTGGCCTACGTGATCTTTACTTCCGGTTCCACGGGGGTTCCCAAAGGTGTTGAGATCAGTCATGGCGCGCTGCACAACTTCTTGAAAGCGGTTGCGAAGGACCCCGGACTGGCGGCGGAGGATCGTTTGCTGGCGATCACCACCCCGGCGTTTGATATCTCCATTCTGGAGCTGTTTTTGCCTTTGAGCGTTGGAGCAACCGTGATCATTGCCTCCGGCACGCAGAACAAAGATCCGCACCAGTTAACCGCACTGCTTGAACAGCATTCGATAACCGTGCTGCAGGCTACGCCCGCGACATGGAGAATACTGCTCAATGCCGGGCTCAAAACCACGGCGGGCCTGAAGGGACTGGTCGGCGGCGAAAAGCTCCCCGCTGATCTGGCCTCAGCCCTGGTTCACAGCGGCATAGAACTCTGGAACATGTACGGCCCTACTGAGGCAACTGTCTGGACAAGTTGCTACCGGGTTGACCGCCCCAGTGAACAAGCGGCCCCACGGGTGTTGATTGGCCGTCCACTGGCGAATACCCAGCTTTACGTTCTCGACGACGATAGAAACCCATTACCTCCGGGCGTGTACGGAGAACTGTGGATTGGTGGACAGGGCCTCGCCGAGGGCTACCGCGGAAACCCCGAGCAGACGGCAGAACGCTTCGTCCCCTTTCCCGATGGACGACGGCTCTATCGTACTGGCGATTTCGCCAGATGGACCAAGGATGGCCAGGTAGAATTCGGCGATCGCCTCGATAATCAGGTGAAAATCCGAGGCTATCGCATTGAGCTCGAGGAAATTGAGATCCAGCTGAGGGCACACCCGGATGTGGCCGACGCGGCTGTCGTTGTTCAGACGCTCGGTGTCGACGACCACCGGCTCTGCGCACACGTTGTTTATCGTGACGAGCACCAGCCAACAGGCAGCGAGCTTCGCAAACACCTGCGGAATTTCTTGCCGGATTACATGATTCCTCAGCAGTTCGTTGCGCATCAGGCCCTACCACTGCTGGCTTCTGGCAAGGTCGATCGTAAATCCCTATCCCAAACCCATGGGGCGGTGGAGACACGTAAGCCGGTTCGACCACCCACCCCAACGGAGCAAAAACTGATTGAAATCTGGAAGACCCTGTTGAAACGAGAGCAGATCTCGGTTGAGGACCAGTTCCTCGACGTCGGCGGGCACTCTCTGCTGGCACTGAAGGTTATCGTTTCGATCGAACAGAGGTTTGGGGTCAGTCTCATGCCTCAGGACTTGTGGGTAAATACCCTTGAGCAGCTGGCTAACCTGGTTGACCAGAGGGCTCGTGTGGATGAAACAGCCGCTCAAAAACCAGACGACAAGAAGACGAAGAAAGTGGGAAAAACCGTATTCAAACGGCTTTTCGGTTCTTAA
- a CDS encoding serine aminopeptidase domain-containing protein produces MREQVVTVGHERPLVGIFCEPSSADMTDSRTAVILLNSGVIHRVGSCRLTVTLARAIAQTSGLSTFRFDFSGIGDSEARRGTLTAEQAAVEEVQEVMDHLSSWKQYDRFILYGLCSGAFAAYRTALEDPRVSATVQLDGYCYMTPKSYLLHYSRRLSSPGRWIKFLLRKLGLFKIKRGAELSGIDEQFFEVPDFASYPPKEDVAKGLEQLNLRNLQMLYVFMGNEHYKYETQFLDCFSSVPFKDNLKIIHQPLASHILSEPADRQTVVEAIAAWVKSTSRKLESHQAPRELDSPVSHGP; encoded by the coding sequence ATGCGTGAACAGGTAGTCACGGTCGGGCACGAAAGGCCACTGGTTGGCATTTTCTGTGAGCCATCTTCCGCTGATATGACGGACTCCAGAACGGCCGTCATTCTTCTCAATTCGGGCGTCATTCACCGTGTCGGATCGTGCCGGCTGACGGTAACGTTGGCCAGAGCCATTGCGCAAACATCAGGCCTGAGCACGTTTCGCTTTGATTTCTCGGGTATTGGGGATAGTGAAGCCCGGCGAGGCACGCTCACCGCCGAGCAGGCTGCCGTCGAGGAGGTGCAGGAAGTGATGGACCACCTCAGCAGCTGGAAGCAATACGACCGTTTCATTCTTTATGGTCTGTGCTCCGGGGCGTTTGCTGCCTATCGAACCGCTCTTGAAGATCCGAGGGTTTCAGCGACGGTGCAATTGGACGGGTACTGCTACATGACGCCCAAGAGCTACCTGCTTCACTACTCGCGCCGACTTAGCTCTCCTGGGCGTTGGATTAAATTTTTACTGCGCAAACTGGGTCTCTTCAAAATCAAGAGAGGCGCTGAGCTGTCCGGCATTGACGAACAGTTTTTTGAGGTACCAGATTTCGCGAGTTACCCGCCAAAAGAGGACGTCGCCAAGGGGCTTGAGCAGCTGAATCTCCGGAACCTTCAAATGCTGTACGTGTTCATGGGGAATGAGCACTACAAGTACGAAACGCAGTTCCTGGACTGCTTCAGCTCGGTGCCTTTTAAAGACAACCTCAAAATTATTCACCAGCCCCTGGCGAGTCACATCCTCTCCGAGCCGGCGGATCGGCAGACGGTTGTAGAGGCGATCGCGGCTTGGGTTAAATCAACGTCAAGGAAACTCGAGTCGCATCAGGCTCCAAGAGAGCTGGATTCCCCGGTTTCCCATGGGCCATGA
- a CDS encoding alpha/beta fold hydrolase: MEAFFFGPSKSYLFGAFHPRHTNFQDEGVVLCNPFGQEYLRAHKSIRRLAINLAELGYPVLRFDYRGTGDSAGDLTGVTSQDWIDDIGHAIQELRDIASVSRVAVVGLRLGGLLAAKAAAENEDISRLILWDPIIDGDGYIEEIKSVIERAQHFGSRSKILEQDGTIHFNGFCMPKLFQESLARLRLNETTSDVTSPIAQFVSHESDDFASIQQHLGQRQTFHSELAPAPHDWNYVDHVGGILWPKPVIDAISRYFSTMTHQKMSHYA; this comes from the coding sequence TTGGAAGCGTTCTTTTTCGGACCATCAAAAAGCTACCTTTTTGGTGCATTTCACCCCAGGCACACCAACTTTCAGGACGAAGGGGTTGTACTATGCAACCCGTTTGGGCAGGAGTATTTAAGGGCCCATAAGTCCATTCGCCGGCTGGCCATTAATCTTGCCGAGCTGGGTTACCCGGTGCTCCGCTTTGATTACCGTGGTACGGGAGATTCCGCGGGCGATCTGACGGGGGTAACATCGCAAGACTGGATTGACGACATTGGCCATGCAATTCAGGAATTACGCGACATCGCCTCGGTTTCCAGGGTAGCGGTGGTCGGGCTTCGATTAGGCGGGCTTCTGGCGGCGAAAGCGGCCGCAGAAAATGAGGACATTTCACGGTTAATTTTGTGGGATCCCATCATTGATGGTGACGGGTACATTGAGGAAATCAAATCCGTCATCGAACGGGCCCAACACTTTGGCAGTCGTTCCAAAATTCTCGAGCAAGACGGAACCATTCATTTCAACGGCTTTTGTATGCCCAAGCTTTTCCAGGAGTCGCTGGCCAGACTCAGGCTGAACGAAACAACGTCGGACGTAACCTCGCCTATTGCCCAGTTCGTGTCCCATGAATCCGACGACTTTGCCAGCATTCAACAACATCTTGGGCAACGCCAAACCTTCCACTCGGAGCTTGCGCCAGCGCCACACGACTGGAATTACGTCGATCATGTAGGTGGAATCCTATGGCCGAAGCCCGTCATCGACGCCATCTCGCGCTATTTCAGTACCATGACCCATCAGAAGATGAGCCATTATGCGTGA